CGAACAGTCGGCGGTCTCCGGTGGATCAGCGTGGTACACGACCGCGCTCCCGCAAGGATTCACGGGCGAGCGCGAGGTCATTCGCGTGCGGCAGATCGACGGCCGACTGGAATGGGAGGCGACGACCGACGCGGTCACCCCGTTGACACACCTGCTCCGACTCGACGATGACCTCGACGCGCTCCGGGCGGCGACACCCGACGACTCGCTGATCGACGCCGCCCTCGACGCCTACCGTGGGCTGCGCCTCGTCCGCGACCCGCCCTTTGCGACCCTGATCGCATTCATCTGCTCGGCGCAGATGCGGGTGGGGCGGATCCACGGAATGCAGCGCGCGCTCGCGCGGGAGTTCGGCTCAGTCGTGGAATTCGACGGCGAGACCTACCACGCCTTCCCGACGCCCGAACAGTTGGCCGACGCGACAGAGGCAGAGCTCCGGGACTGTTCGCTCGGGTATCGCGCACCCTACGTCGAGCGCACCGCCGAACTCGTCGCGAGCGGTGAGGTATTACCTGAGAACGCCCGCGGACGCGAGTACGAGGACGCCCGTGAGCATCTGAAGCAGTTCATGGGCGTGGGCGACAAGGTGGCCGACTGCGTGCTCCTCTTTTCGCTCGGCTATCTCGAAGCCGTCCCACTGGATACGTGGATCCAGACCGCGATCGCCGAGCACTTTCCTGACTGTGATCGTGGCTCCTACACCGAGACCTCACGAGCCATTCGTCGGGCGTTCGGCGGCGAGTACGCTGGCTACGTCCAGACTCACGTGTTCCACTACCTCCGAGGTGGTGGCGACGTTCCCGACAACGCCTGATCGCCGAGCCGTTGGATTCCATCCGGATCGGGAGACAGTTTTGTGTCCGGTGGCCGAAC
This sequence is a window from Halococcus salifodinae DSM 8989. Protein-coding genes within it:
- a CDS encoding DNA-3-methyladenine glycosylase family protein, which gives rise to METGTIDLDSLAGGIDLQATLESGQSFCWSREDGRTYEQSAVSGGSAWYTTALPQGFTGEREVIRVRQIDGRLEWEATTDAVTPLTHLLRLDDDLDALRAATPDDSLIDAALDAYRGLRLVRDPPFATLIAFICSAQMRVGRIHGMQRALAREFGSVVEFDGETYHAFPTPEQLADATEAELRDCSLGYRAPYVERTAELVASGEVLPENARGREYEDAREHLKQFMGVGDKVADCVLLFSLGYLEAVPLDTWIQTAIAEHFPDCDRGSYTETSRAIRRAFGGEYAGYVQTHVFHYLRGGGDVPDNA